The Microlunatus antarcticus genome window below encodes:
- a CDS encoding ROK family glucokinase encodes MRQPRPARPARPLPERLSVGVDIGGTKVAAGVVDEAGRVLERSQVPTPSHDPQAVEDAIVDAVNRLRERHAVEAVGIGAAGWVDNTQSVVRFSPHLAWRDEPLRAALGRRINLPLIVDNDANAAAWSEYRFGAGAGSSVMVCLTLGTGIGGGLVINGALFRGTYGMAGEWGHMTSVPGGHPCECGNRGCWEQYASGNALVREARALLGAGGPEAAHLRVALGVGPEALTGPHVTAAAMAGDPVAVRLLADVGTWLGLGIANVVAGLDPEVVVIGGGVSAAGELLVGPAREAFQATLSGRGFRTYARLELAKFRNDAGLVGAADLARLALLEPPDSARFGFWPRRRKRRRERSVRQLGSEARARRRQLSA; translated from the coding sequence GTGCGGCAGCCCCGCCCGGCCCGCCCGGCCCGACCCCTCCCGGAACGGCTCAGCGTCGGCGTCGACATCGGGGGCACCAAGGTCGCCGCAGGCGTGGTCGACGAGGCCGGCCGGGTCCTCGAGCGCTCGCAGGTGCCCACGCCGTCGCACGACCCCCAGGCCGTCGAGGACGCGATCGTCGACGCCGTGAACCGCCTGCGGGAGCGCCACGCGGTCGAGGCCGTCGGCATCGGCGCGGCGGGGTGGGTCGACAACACCCAGTCGGTCGTCCGCTTCAGCCCGCACCTGGCCTGGCGCGACGAGCCCCTGCGGGCCGCGCTCGGCCGCCGCATCAACCTCCCGCTCATCGTCGACAACGACGCGAACGCGGCCGCCTGGTCGGAGTACCGCTTCGGGGCGGGCGCCGGCTCGTCGGTCATGGTCTGCCTCACCCTGGGGACCGGTATCGGCGGCGGGCTCGTGATCAACGGCGCACTGTTCCGAGGCACGTACGGCATGGCCGGCGAGTGGGGCCACATGACCTCGGTGCCCGGCGGGCACCCGTGCGAGTGCGGCAACCGCGGCTGCTGGGAGCAGTACGCCTCCGGCAACGCCCTGGTGCGCGAGGCGCGGGCGCTGCTGGGCGCCGGCGGTCCCGAGGCCGCGCACCTGCGGGTCGCCCTCGGCGTGGGCCCGGAGGCGCTCACCGGACCCCACGTCACGGCGGCCGCGATGGCGGGCGACCCGGTGGCCGTACGCCTGCTCGCTGACGTCGGCACGTGGCTGGGCCTGGGCATCGCGAACGTGGTCGCCGGGCTCGACCCCGAGGTCGTCGTGATCGGCGGCGGGGTCAGCGCCGCGGGCGAGCTGCTCGTCGGACCGGCGCGCGAGGCGTTCCAGGCGACGCTGTCGGGTCGCGGCTTCCGCACGTACGCGCGGCTGGAGCTGGCGAAGTTCCGGAACGACGCCGGTCTGGTCGGGGCGGCGGACCTGGCCCGGCTCGCCCTCCTCGAGCCGCCGGACTCGGCGCGCTTCGGCTTCTGGCCGCGCCGGCGCAAGCGTCGGCGGGAACGTTCCGTGCGTCAGCTCGGCAGCGAGGCGCGAGCCCGCCGCCGCCAGCTCAGCGCCTGA
- a CDS encoding SRPBCC family protein, with product MPGQTSSSVVIDAEPDAVMAVIADFDAYPAWVDSMERATVLAETDGVADEVEMVLAHPLFSDTYVLAYDWAPDRVSWHLVRGGRLTAMDGSYVLGADRGRTTVTYTLAVDTSLPMIGLLRRKAEKTIVDGALRGLKRRVEG from the coding sequence GTGCCAGGGCAGACGAGCTCCAGCGTCGTCATCGACGCCGAGCCCGACGCGGTCATGGCGGTGATCGCCGACTTCGACGCCTACCCGGCCTGGGTCGACTCGATGGAGCGCGCCACCGTCCTCGCCGAGACCGACGGGGTGGCCGACGAGGTCGAGATGGTGCTGGCCCACCCGCTCTTCTCCGACACCTACGTGCTCGCGTACGACTGGGCGCCCGACCGCGTGTCGTGGCACCTCGTCCGCGGCGGCCGCCTGACCGCCATGGACGGGTCGTACGTCCTGGGCGCCGACCGCGGCCGGACGACCGTGACCTACACCCTCGCGGTCGACACCTCGCTGCCGATGATCGGGCTGCTGCGCCGCAAGGCGGAGAAGACGATCGTGGACGGTGCGCTCCGCGGGCTCAAGCGTCGGGTCGAAGGCTGA
- a CDS encoding glycosyltransferase family 4 protein → MAPTLVLTNDFPPRIGGIESFVATVCRLVDDDVVVLASGPPGAEATDADRAFPVVRHGELLLPTPRVARRAAELLRAYGATRVVVGAAMPLGLLAPGLRRAGAERVVALTHGHEVWWATVPGARSALRRVGDACDHLTTISDYTARRIAPALSPAARSRLLRLPPPVDVDRFRPLPNPAALESPTVVAVGRFVAQKGFDLLLRAWPGVVAGLGPGRRPRLVLVGDGPQAPALRRLAAQPGSAGTVTFTGALDAAGVVARLRAAHVFALPVRTRWAGLNPEGLGLAALEAAACGLPVLVGDSGGAPETVLDGVSGRVLPGNDAGAWTRALLELLGDPVAAAAAGERGRGLVAERFGLGPARSTLRAALALDADPVP, encoded by the coding sequence GTGGCGCCCACGCTCGTGCTGACCAACGACTTCCCGCCGCGGATCGGCGGGATCGAGTCGTTCGTGGCGACCGTCTGCCGGCTGGTGGACGACGACGTCGTCGTGCTCGCCTCCGGCCCGCCCGGGGCGGAGGCGACCGACGCCGACCGCGCCTTCCCCGTGGTGCGTCACGGCGAGCTCCTGCTGCCCACACCGCGCGTCGCCCGGCGCGCGGCGGAGCTGCTGCGCGCGTACGGCGCCACCCGCGTCGTCGTCGGCGCGGCCATGCCGCTCGGCCTGCTCGCGCCGGGCCTGCGTCGCGCCGGCGCCGAGCGGGTGGTCGCGCTCACCCACGGCCACGAGGTCTGGTGGGCCACCGTGCCGGGCGCCCGCAGCGCGCTGCGCCGGGTGGGGGACGCCTGCGACCACCTGACGACGATCTCGGACTACACCGCGCGTCGGATCGCCCCCGCCCTGAGCCCCGCCGCCCGGTCGCGGCTGCTGCGGCTGCCCCCGCCCGTGGACGTGGACCGCTTCCGACCGCTCCCGAACCCGGCGGCGCTGGAGAGCCCGACCGTCGTGGCGGTCGGGCGCTTCGTGGCGCAGAAGGGCTTCGACCTCCTCCTGCGCGCGTGGCCCGGGGTGGTGGCCGGCCTGGGGCCCGGCCGGCGCCCGCGGCTCGTGCTGGTCGGGGACGGACCCCAGGCGCCCGCCCTGCGCCGGCTGGCCGCGCAGCCCGGATCGGCGGGGACGGTGACCTTCACCGGCGCCCTCGACGCCGCGGGCGTGGTGGCGCGGCTCCGGGCCGCCCACGTGTTCGCCCTGCCGGTGCGGACCCGGTGGGCCGGCCTCAACCCCGAGGGCCTCGGCCTCGCGGCCCTGGAGGCGGCGGCCTGCGGGCTCCCGGTCCTGGTCGGCGACTCCGGCGGGGCGCCCGAGACGGTCCTCGACGGGGTCAGCGGTCGGGTGCTGCCCGGGAACGACGCGGGGGCGTGGACCCGGGCGCTCCTGGAGCTCCTCGGGGACCCGGTCGCCGCGGCCGCGGCCGGGGAGCGGGGCCGGGGCCTGGTGGCGGAACGCTTCGGTCTCGGGCCGGCCCGGAGCACGCTCCGCGCGGCACTCGCCCTCGACGCCGATCCCGTACCCTGA
- a CDS encoding C40 family peptidase — protein sequence MFPRHRETRATARVAALGLTSLALGAVMFAGPVSTASADPAVTIAEAKAQIEQLQVDAEALDQDYLAIKQQVDASKADLALKQQDAQAQSQKVDALRKQVGQAALAQFQDRNVDTAAQLLLDSDTEGFLSQVSTIEKVGSNQNKVLQDFQQQRAGLADLQKSQQTELVALEKKETDLETLKAGSDKKLTEAKAVLAKLTTEQQQTLAAQDQKQTSDAQTLAESALGTTPETPASSTADNSKGEAALAWAVKQLGKPYSFGATGPSSFDCSGLTLGAWKAAGVSINRTSQAQFKNGRAIAKSDLKPGDLVFYYGGISHVAMYVGNGTIIHAPHSGTVVKYAKLDSMPFAGARRPA from the coding sequence GTGTTCCCACGCCACCGCGAGACCAGAGCGACCGCCCGTGTGGCGGCGCTGGGGCTCACGAGCCTGGCGCTCGGCGCTGTGATGTTCGCCGGCCCCGTCAGCACCGCCTCCGCCGACCCCGCCGTGACGATCGCCGAGGCCAAGGCCCAGATCGAGCAGCTGCAGGTCGACGCCGAGGCGCTGGACCAGGACTACCTCGCGATCAAGCAGCAGGTCGACGCCTCGAAGGCCGACCTCGCGCTCAAGCAGCAGGACGCCCAGGCGCAGTCGCAGAAGGTCGACGCGCTGCGCAAGCAGGTCGGGCAGGCCGCGCTGGCGCAGTTCCAGGACCGGAACGTCGACACGGCGGCCCAGCTGCTCCTCGACTCCGACACCGAGGGCTTCCTCTCCCAGGTCTCCACGATCGAGAAGGTCGGCTCCAACCAGAACAAGGTCCTCCAGGACTTCCAGCAGCAGCGGGCCGGTCTCGCCGACCTCCAGAAGTCGCAGCAGACCGAGCTCGTCGCGCTGGAGAAGAAGGAGACCGATCTCGAGACGCTGAAGGCCGGCTCCGACAAGAAGCTGACCGAGGCCAAGGCCGTGCTGGCCAAGCTCACGACCGAGCAGCAGCAGACGCTCGCCGCGCAGGACCAGAAGCAGACCTCGGACGCGCAGACCCTCGCGGAGAGCGCGCTCGGCACCACGCCCGAGACCCCGGCCTCCTCGACGGCGGACAACTCGAAGGGCGAGGCGGCGCTCGCCTGGGCGGTCAAGCAGCTCGGCAAGCCCTACAGCTTCGGTGCCACCGGCCCGAGCTCGTTCGACTGCTCCGGCCTCACGCTTGGCGCCTGGAAGGCCGCGGGCGTCAGCATCAACCGCACCTCGCAGGCCCAGTTCAAGAACGGCCGCGCCATCGCCAAGTCCGACCTCAAGCCGGGCGACCTCGTCTTCTACTACGGCGGCATCAGCCACGTCGCGATGTACGTCGGCAACGGCACGATCATCCACGCGCCCCACTCGGGCACCGTCGTCAAGTACGCCAAGCTCGACTCGATGCCGTTCGCCGGCGCGCGTCGTCCCGCCTGA
- a CDS encoding class I SAM-dependent methyltransferase: MSTPDPDPAARPADGPEAPRETYSHGHHPSVLASHGRRTAETSAAYLLPHLRPTDVLLDVGAGPGTITADLATRVARVVGLDPAQAAVTAARELVTRRGLTNVRIDTGDVYALDAPDGTYDVVHAHQVLQHLADPVAALREMRRVCRPGGLVAVRDADYATMSWFPESAGLTRWLALYEDLARRNGGEPDAGRRLKAWALEAGFTDVTASGSVWCYASAEDLAWWTGTWAERLTESSFATSALGHGLADTAELEHLAEAWRTFGADPRAWFLVPHGEVLARA, translated from the coding sequence GTGAGCACCCCCGACCCGGACCCGGCCGCCCGTCCCGCCGACGGTCCGGAGGCGCCCCGGGAGACGTACTCCCACGGGCACCACCCCTCGGTCCTCGCCTCCCACGGCCGCCGGACCGCCGAGACCTCCGCGGCGTACCTGCTCCCCCACCTGCGTCCCACCGACGTCCTGCTCGACGTCGGGGCCGGGCCCGGGACGATCACCGCCGACCTCGCCACCCGCGTCGCCCGGGTCGTGGGCCTCGACCCGGCCCAGGCCGCCGTCACCGCCGCGCGTGAGCTCGTGACACGCCGCGGGCTGACGAACGTCCGCATCGACACGGGCGACGTGTACGCGCTGGACGCCCCCGACGGCACGTACGACGTCGTCCACGCCCACCAGGTGCTCCAGCACCTGGCCGACCCGGTCGCCGCGCTGCGCGAGATGCGCCGCGTCTGCCGCCCGGGCGGTCTCGTCGCCGTCCGCGACGCCGACTACGCGACCATGAGCTGGTTCCCCGAGAGCGCCGGGCTGACCCGCTGGCTCGCCCTCTACGAGGACCTCGCGCGCCGCAACGGAGGCGAGCCGGACGCGGGCCGGCGGCTGAAGGCGTGGGCCCTCGAGGCCGGCTTCACCGACGTCACGGCCTCGGGATCGGTCTGGTGCTACGCCTCCGCCGAGGACCTCGCCTGGTGGACGGGGACCTGGGCCGAGCGCCTCACCGAGTCGTCCTTCGCCACCTCCGCGCTGGGGCACGGGCTCGCGGACACCGCCGAGCTCGAGCACCTCGCCGAGGCCTGGCGCACCTTCGGCGCGGACCCGCGGGCCTGGTTCCTGGTGCCGCACGGCGAGGTCCTCGCCCGGGCCTGA
- a CDS encoding DEDD exonuclease domain-containing protein, whose translation MTTPAQASFDDLGTPLSDLTYCVVDLETTGGAETDRITEIGAVKVRGGEVVGEFQTLVNPRTHIPPLIAVLTGITSSMVAAAPTLREVLPAFLAFAHGTVVVAHNAPFDTGFLRRACEGLGYPYPRWPVLDTAALARVILLRDEVPNCKLGTLARHFRTTVTPNHRALTDAQATVDVLHGLMERVGNLGVHTLEDLQEFSRQVSPQRRSRRTWAAGLPETAGVYLFVAEQPATADGEAQRHVLYVGKSKNLRARVRTYFTASEKRRRMDEMVRVATGVETIVCDTQLQADVLELRLIAAHAPRYNRRSKFPDRQTWVKITTDVFPRLSIVGAVKEDGATYFGPFARRQAAEDVVLAVYDGFPLRQCTTRLSPTRPTNACALAAMGRCCAPCDGSVGREEYAVLVEQVRAALCTDARPAVSAVSARLTRLVGEHRYEEAETIRRRLDTLGRTARRFHRVSSLAACPEIVAARREGAGWDIHVIRHGRLASSGVAGAYDVPQAVARSTVATAETVRPAPAPLPAAGIEETERIADWLEQPGVRIMHIEGEWAWPLHAVLDHETLVQHALGGQAAPQPALAG comes from the coding sequence ATGACCACCCCGGCGCAGGCGAGCTTCGACGACCTCGGGACGCCGCTGTCGGACCTCACCTACTGCGTCGTCGACCTGGAGACCACCGGCGGCGCGGAGACGGACCGGATCACCGAGATCGGGGCGGTCAAGGTGCGCGGCGGCGAGGTCGTCGGCGAGTTCCAGACGCTGGTCAACCCGCGGACGCACATCCCGCCGCTGATCGCGGTGCTCACCGGCATCACCAGCTCGATGGTCGCGGCCGCACCGACGCTGCGCGAGGTGCTGCCCGCCTTCCTCGCCTTCGCCCACGGCACCGTCGTGGTCGCGCACAACGCGCCCTTCGACACCGGCTTCCTGCGCCGGGCCTGCGAGGGGCTCGGCTACCCGTACCCGCGCTGGCCGGTGCTCGACACCGCCGCCCTCGCGCGGGTGATCCTGCTGCGCGACGAGGTCCCCAACTGCAAGCTCGGGACCCTGGCGCGGCACTTCCGGACCACCGTCACCCCCAACCACCGGGCGCTCACCGACGCGCAGGCCACGGTCGACGTGCTGCACGGGCTGATGGAGCGGGTCGGCAACCTGGGGGTGCACACCCTGGAGGACCTGCAGGAGTTCAGCCGGCAGGTCTCCCCGCAGCGCCGCTCCCGGCGGACCTGGGCGGCCGGGCTGCCCGAGACCGCAGGCGTCTACCTCTTCGTGGCCGAGCAGCCCGCGACCGCCGACGGCGAGGCCCAGCGCCACGTGCTCTACGTCGGCAAGTCCAAGAACCTCCGGGCGCGGGTGCGGACGTACTTCACCGCGTCGGAGAAGCGGCGCCGGATGGACGAGATGGTCCGGGTGGCCACCGGCGTCGAGACGATCGTCTGCGACACCCAGCTGCAGGCCGACGTCCTCGAGCTGCGCCTCATCGCCGCGCACGCGCCGCGCTACAACCGGCGCTCCAAGTTCCCCGACCGCCAGACGTGGGTCAAGATCACGACGGACGTGTTCCCCCGGCTGTCGATCGTGGGCGCGGTCAAGGAGGACGGGGCGACCTACTTCGGCCCCTTCGCCCGGCGCCAGGCCGCCGAGGACGTCGTGCTCGCGGTCTACGACGGCTTCCCGCTGCGCCAGTGCACGACACGGCTGAGCCCGACCCGGCCCACCAACGCCTGCGCCCTGGCCGCGATGGGCCGCTGCTGCGCCCCGTGCGACGGCTCGGTCGGCCGCGAGGAGTACGCCGTCCTGGTCGAGCAGGTGCGCGCCGCGCTGTGCACGGACGCCCGCCCGGCGGTCTCGGCCGTGTCGGCCCGGCTGACGCGCCTCGTCGGCGAGCACCGCTACGAGGAGGCCGAGACGATCCGGCGGCGGCTGGACACGCTCGGCCGGACCGCGCGCCGCTTCCACCGGGTGTCGAGCCTGGCCGCGTGCCCCGAGATCGTCGCCGCGCGCCGCGAGGGGGCGGGCTGGGACATCCACGTGATCCGGCACGGCCGGCTGGCCAGCAGCGGGGTCGCCGGGGCGTACGACGTGCCGCAGGCCGTGGCCCGCAGCACGGTCGCGACCGCCGAGACCGTACGACCCGCCCCGGCGCCCCTGCCCGCCGCCGGCATCGAGGAGACCGAGCGCATCGCCGACTGGCTGGAGCAGCCCGGGGTCCGCATCATGCACATCGAGGGCGAGTGGGCCTGGCCCCTGCACGCGGTGCTCGACCACGAGACCCTCGTCCAGCACGCCCTCGGGGGGCAGGCGGCGCCGCAGCCCGCGCTGGCCGGGTGA
- a CDS encoding Lrp/AsnC family transcriptional regulator, which translates to MVTAIVFINAEVARISEVAEAVAALPGVSEVYSVTGALDLVAIVRVADHEQVAGVVADRLNKVPGILRTETHIAFRAYSAHDLEAAFSLGGD; encoded by the coding sequence GTGGTGACCGCGATCGTCTTCATCAACGCCGAGGTGGCGCGGATCAGCGAGGTGGCCGAGGCGGTCGCGGCGCTGCCCGGGGTCTCGGAGGTCTACTCCGTCACCGGCGCGCTCGACCTCGTCGCGATCGTGCGGGTCGCCGACCACGAGCAGGTCGCCGGCGTCGTGGCCGACCGGCTCAACAAGGTGCCGGGCATCCTCCGCACCGAGACCCACATCGCGTTCCGCGCCTACTCCGCGCACGACCTCGAGGCGGCCTTCTCCCTTGGCGGCGACTGA
- a CDS encoding rhomboid family intramembrane serine protease, which produces MTAETGPDFTAPGFAACYKHPDRQTGIACQRCGRPICGECMNTASVGFQCPRCVGLGRANVREPRTRFGARMAPGGGVATKGVMIALAVVYVTNLVTRGLVLPWLLMVNPYVAAGELWRLVTSGLVSGGLLGLVMNLLVLWLAGRAIESEVGPARFLAIYFTATLGGSTLFYLLGPENGATLGAASAVVGLLAANAIGKRKSGEDVRGDVGLFVILVLYSLVVGFSSFGWLTMIGGIAVGALAGAVLAYAPRGNRTAAQVVGLLAVVVVCVVAVALPTFVG; this is translated from the coding sequence ATGACCGCGGAGACGGGGCCGGACTTCACCGCCCCCGGCTTCGCGGCCTGCTACAAGCACCCGGACCGGCAGACCGGCATCGCGTGCCAGCGGTGCGGTCGGCCGATCTGCGGGGAGTGCATGAACACGGCCTCGGTCGGGTTCCAGTGCCCCCGCTGCGTCGGGCTCGGGCGGGCGAACGTCCGCGAGCCGCGGACCCGCTTCGGGGCGCGCATGGCGCCCGGGGGCGGGGTGGCGACCAAGGGCGTGATGATCGCCCTGGCGGTGGTCTACGTGACCAACCTCGTCACGCGAGGCCTCGTCCTGCCTTGGCTCCTCATGGTCAACCCGTACGTCGCGGCCGGGGAGCTGTGGCGCCTCGTCACCAGCGGTCTCGTCTCCGGCGGGCTGCTCGGCCTGGTCATGAACCTGCTCGTCCTCTGGCTCGCCGGACGGGCGATCGAGTCCGAGGTCGGACCGGCGAGGTTCCTGGCCATCTACTTCACTGCGACGCTCGGCGGCTCGACGCTGTTCTACCTGCTCGGTCCGGAGAACGGCGCCACGCTCGGGGCGGCCTCGGCCGTGGTCGGTCTGCTGGCGGCCAACGCCATCGGCAAGCGCAAGAGCGGCGAGGACGTCCGCGGCGACGTGGGCCTCTTCGTCATCCTCGTGCTCTACAGCCTGGTGGTCGGCTTCTCCAGCTTCGGCTGGCTCACGATGATCGGTGGCATCGCCGTGGGTGCGCTGGCGGGCGCCGTGCTGGCGTACGCGCCCCGCGGCAACCGCACGGCGGCCCAGGTCGTCGGCCTGCTCGCCGTCGTCGTGGTCTGCGTGGTCGCCGTCGCGCTGCCGACCTTCGTCGGCTAG
- a CDS encoding peptidylprolyl isomerase, with protein sequence MAQQTAVLHTNHGDIALNLFADQAPKTVANFVGLAGGTLEYQDPQTGAKTTGPFYDGVIFHRIIDGFMVQTGDRLGTGTGGPGYTFADEFHPDLSFNRPYLLAMANAGPGTNGSQFFITVTNTPHLNRKHSIFGEVADAASRAVVDEIANVKTGRGDRPVEPVVIESVTLGSAGSAS encoded by the coding sequence GTGGCCCAGCAGACGGCAGTCCTCCACACCAACCACGGCGACATCGCGCTGAACCTGTTCGCCGACCAGGCGCCCAAGACGGTGGCCAACTTCGTCGGGCTGGCCGGCGGCACGCTGGAGTACCAGGACCCGCAGACGGGCGCGAAGACGACCGGCCCGTTCTACGACGGCGTCATCTTCCACCGCATCATCGACGGCTTCATGGTCCAGACGGGCGACCGCCTGGGCACCGGCACCGGTGGCCCGGGCTACACCTTCGCCGACGAGTTCCACCCCGACCTGTCGTTCAACCGGCCCTACCTCCTGGCCATGGCCAACGCGGGCCCGGGCACCAACGGCTCGCAGTTCTTCATCACGGTGACGAACACGCCGCACCTCAACCGCAAGCACTCGATCTTCGGCGAGGTGGCCGACGCCGCCAGCCGTGCGGTGGTCGACGAGATCGCCAACGTGAAGACCGGCCGGGGCGACCGTCCGGTCGAGCCCGTCGTCATCGAGTCGGTGACGCTCGGCAGCGCCGGGTCCGCTTCCTGA
- a CDS encoding sunset domain-containing protein — translation MNKTPDPGEVVRDKVVPVAQAAAEKTVALAHSAAEKVAPLTHQAVEAVTPFAQQVSDAVSPYAHQAADAVGPYAAQVNDLGHQAADRVAPYAHQAAEAVAPYAALVRQQGVKSGHDLADRLEPALEAAREAFSGARDKVTSEYVPAVGAAAATAAASATPLVTSAADRGRSLVQSVRKEPAVVLPPPRKKHRWLTTLAVVGAAAAATYVVVRKLVGDKGSQWQTARPTTPYAPPVAAEPRVSAEAGVAEPQPETAGPGETDVVASTTSLYGTAGTPGDESGTVEDVDGSAIAARHANLDDVASVDEGDDAPSVPSATDAGSTGAGTTGSSDSTGDDSTGADNVGAGAETPYGDEKIETELETVEERAYEEPADAVWAEQDTKTGGGPEAHPERYDMAGAYVGVEPPEGFAIKGNERSMKYHLPDSNGWARTIAEVWFSSEEAAQQAGFTKAQH, via the coding sequence GTGAACAAGACCCCTGACCCCGGCGAGGTCGTGCGCGACAAGGTCGTCCCCGTCGCGCAGGCCGCCGCGGAGAAGACCGTGGCCCTCGCGCACAGCGCCGCCGAGAAGGTCGCCCCCCTCACCCACCAGGCGGTCGAGGCGGTGACCCCGTTCGCGCAGCAGGTGAGCGACGCCGTGTCGCCGTACGCCCACCAGGCCGCCGACGCGGTCGGGCCGTACGCGGCCCAGGTGAACGACCTCGGCCACCAGGCCGCCGACCGCGTCGCGCCGTACGCGCACCAGGCCGCCGAGGCCGTCGCGCCGTACGCGGCCCTCGTCCGTCAGCAGGGCGTGAAGTCGGGCCACGACCTGGCCGACCGGCTCGAGCCGGCACTCGAGGCCGCCCGGGAGGCGTTCTCGGGAGCGCGTGACAAGGTCACGAGCGAGTACGTCCCCGCCGTCGGCGCCGCTGCGGCCACCGCCGCCGCGTCGGCCACGCCCCTGGTCACGTCGGCCGCGGACCGCGGCCGGTCGCTCGTGCAGAGCGTCCGCAAGGAGCCCGCGGTGGTCCTGCCGCCGCCGCGCAAGAAGCACCGCTGGCTGACGACCCTCGCCGTCGTCGGCGCCGCGGCCGCCGCCACCTACGTCGTCGTCCGCAAGCTCGTCGGCGACAAGGGCTCGCAGTGGCAGACCGCCCGCCCGACCACGCCGTACGCACCGCCCGTGGCGGCCGAGCCGCGCGTGTCGGCCGAGGCCGGCGTCGCCGAGCCCCAGCCCGAGACGGCCGGGCCCGGCGAGACCGACGTCGTGGCCAGCACCACGTCGCTCTACGGCACCGCCGGCACGCCCGGTGACGAGTCCGGCACCGTCGAGGACGTGGACGGCTCGGCGATCGCCGCACGCCACGCGAACCTCGACGACGTCGCCTCCGTCGACGAGGGCGACGACGCCCCGTCCGTGCCCTCGGCCACCGACGCCGGGTCGACCGGGGCCGGCACCACCGGGTCCTCGGACAGCACCGGAGACGACTCGACCGGGGCCGACAACGTCGGTGCCGGTGCAGAGACGCCCTACGGCGACGAGAAGATCGAGACCGAGCTCGAGACCGTCGAGGAGCGGGCCTACGAGGAGCCGGCCGACGCGGTCTGGGCCGAGCAGGACACCAAGACCGGTGGTGGCCCGGAGGCGCACCCCGAGCGCTACGACATGGCCGGGGCCTACGTCGGGGTCGAGCCCCCGGAGGGCTTCGCCATCAAGGGCAACGAGCGGTCGATGAAGTACCACCTGCCCGACTCGAACGGCTGGGCACGCACGATCGCCGAGGTCTGGTTCAGCTCGGAGGAGGCGGCCCAGCAGGCCGGCTTCACGAAGGCCCAGCACTGA
- a CDS encoding prepilin peptidase → MPLPSSSPGLLPGGWDVVLLVLVAAVPVLLGTRAVLVRLPEPAEPEGKTPYRALPTRGFVTACTALAVGTAGLVGLTLPTGTWPLWWVLCGPALVLVAIDARTTWLPLGLTRAVWVLTAGAAVPATFLGGVPLLVRSAAGAGAAALLYLLLWRLSRGGLGFGDVRLAPVLGAATAAAGWSTLVAALLLGSLVGAAVGVVLALRGRPGAFPYAPSMLAGAFLACGVRALSG, encoded by the coding sequence GTGCCGCTCCCGTCCTCCTCCCCCGGCCTGCTGCCGGGCGGGTGGGACGTCGTGCTGCTCGTCCTCGTGGCGGCCGTCCCGGTGCTCCTCGGCACCCGCGCCGTGCTGGTCCGCCTGCCCGAGCCGGCCGAGCCCGAGGGCAAGACGCCCTACCGGGCGCTGCCGACGCGTGGCTTCGTGACCGCGTGCACCGCGCTGGCGGTCGGCACGGCCGGCCTGGTCGGGCTCACGCTGCCGACGGGCACCTGGCCGCTGTGGTGGGTCCTGTGCGGGCCCGCCCTGGTGCTCGTCGCGATCGACGCTCGGACGACGTGGCTGCCCCTCGGGCTCACCCGTGCCGTCTGGGTCCTGACCGCCGGGGCCGCCGTGCCGGCGACGTTCCTCGGCGGGGTGCCGCTCCTGGTGCGCAGCGCGGCCGGGGCGGGCGCGGCCGCTCTGCTCTACCTGCTGCTGTGGCGGCTCAGCCGGGGCGGCCTGGGCTTCGGCGACGTCCGGCTGGCGCCCGTGCTGGGCGCGGCGACCGCTGCCGCGGGCTGGTCGACGCTCGTCGCGGCCCTGCTGCTCGGCAGCCTGGTCGGGGCGGCCGTCGGGGTCGTGCTGGCGCTGCGGGGCCGCCCGGGCGCCTTCCCGTACGCGCCGTCGATGTTGGCCGGCGCGTTCCTGGCCTGCGGGGTGCGTGCCCTCAGCGGGTGA
- a CDS encoding pilus assembly protein CpaE, translating into MISRDLASRLAPVLDWTPANGDQFFIPRPEISESVFTIADMVVELIVRHGEERFHFNGTVEWALDSVESDAVVWMPREEQLRGLLGDAFLSLDRVGEGFVVSGAGPAGAFHTEPRPDASDAYAEALLVVLPERDPAAAAAVGALTR; encoded by the coding sequence GTGATATCACGCGACCTCGCCAGCCGGCTCGCTCCCGTCCTGGACTGGACGCCCGCGAACGGCGACCAGTTCTTCATCCCGCGGCCGGAGATCTCCGAGTCCGTCTTCACGATCGCCGACATGGTCGTCGAGCTGATCGTGCGGCACGGCGAGGAGCGGTTCCACTTCAACGGCACCGTCGAGTGGGCCCTCGACTCGGTGGAGTCCGACGCGGTGGTGTGGATGCCGCGCGAGGAGCAGCTCCGCGGTCTGCTCGGTGACGCCTTCCTCTCCCTCGACCGCGTCGGCGAGGGCTTCGTGGTCAGCGGCGCCGGGCCGGCCGGGGCCTTCCACACCGAGCCGCGGCCCGACGCGAGCGACGCCTACGCCGAGGCCCTGCTCGTCGTGCTGCCCGAGCGCGACCCCGCGGCGGCCGCGGCCGTCGGCGCCCTCACCCGCTGA